In Citrus sinensis cultivar Valencia sweet orange chromosome 3, DVS_A1.0, whole genome shotgun sequence, the sequence CTGAAATACAAGAGTAAGTAAACACTAAAATGTAAGAAAATAACTTACAGCTTTGAGTGCATTGTTCCACTGCAAGATGAAGTTTTACTTGAATTCAATTAAGTTTGTTTCAAATAAATCGATAAGAGGAATTTATGTGTTCTAGttattaatttctcctcttttGGTAGCTACAGCAAGTCTAGCAAAAGTGTTCACGAAAGATAATACTAAAGGATCTGTGGTCTACAGTGGTGTTTCCAATGATCATAtttttctacaaaaaaaaagttaaaataaattaattcaaaacgAACCTGAAGGTGACACAGACCAATTTGCCATTTGCTATCTTTGAGCTCCCAAACTCCAAGCATTGTTTGTTTTGGACTGTATAAGCCACGGTTGCCTGTTCCTCCTTGACGGATGCAAGCTGATGTTGCTGTTGAAGATAGCTGCTGCTCTTTTTCAGTCTCTTCCATTGTTGTAGTACTGGTGAAGAAGAGGTAGAAAATCTGAGTCTGAGTTTCATAGCTAGATCAGTTCTGCTATTCATTGCTAGCCGCCCTCATCCACATTCTTGTTGCATGAATCTGAATCATTCTCTCGAACAACACTGAAAGGAATACACATACAAGTAAAACAGTATTCCATGttataaatgatattatgAAGTTTGCAAAGCACATGAGCAAGGGGGTATATCAATATCATAGTTTCGCGATTGTGCGGCATCCCTCGCTGcaatttttgcttttgctaaCCTATTTACTGTCTCAACTGCACTCTTTTCCACAGAGTTGAAATCATTCTGCTTTTTGGCCTCCGATGTCTGCACCCAGACCTTCACAAATTGACGATATTGATTGATTGCTTTTGCTTGGGAAATCATAGAGTTGATGCAACACACCAGGCGGGATGCACTTTCCTTCGTGGTCATATTATCGAACATGTCCTAGGCATGAGAATTATACCATAATTCCTCGGCAATTAATTCTCTTGAACCTGGCCTGCAAATTCCATATAATCAttcctttttctatttttgtttgttctgAAGCTAAATCAAGCTGAGATCGatcatattcatattttttattcttcttaaaATCCTCAACATTTGCCCCCCAAGCATTCTAGCCTCAATCCCTAGTTTCAACTATTTAAACCCATAAAAATTCTCTGAAAATCACAGAAGTACATTTAATTATAGGTATATTATTCAAATCCTACATCTACATCCATGGCCGATAATGGCTTGAAGAGATATTATTAATGGAggattttatgttaaaatcaCAGAGGAAATGACAAGGAAGAGAGTAAGCTCAGTAACACTTTTTAACTCTTCAAACGGACGCATTAAAGACCGCCAATAAATCAGCCCGCGTTTATATATAGACGCTGCTAACCACGGTGAACAAACATGGACACCCATCTAGACAGAATGCCACGTCACTACCCCATTATTTGAGATGCCTGCTTACTGATAAATTCagagaataataaattgcCTTTCCCCATTATTTGAGTTCGTcttagtttatttatattaatactatatttatattttattttaaaaatataatatcaaatttggGTTACTGTAGTCAAgagcataataataataaaatttttttaccgtTCTAATGGAGGCATATTAAATTTGGACTCTTTGAGGTTGTgcgttttatttttaaaatatattaatactaTTCCAAAACCACTGGCTTTTTTTTTACCGTTCTAATGGagcataataatatattaaataaaaaatattttatttagtgaattttaaaataaaaactatccAGATGCGAGTTCTGGATTCCGGGTTCAGGTAAACGTGAAACCGGAATCAGATATGCACGGGTTCAAAATACAACTTTCGGATCTGCATTATTTTAGCATTAAACCCAGTCCGGATCATCCGGGTTTATCCGGGTTTTGGTTAagttgccatccctaatccCAATGATGAACCTTTGGACGTGTTCTTCATCATTAAGGCTGAAGCTAATTATTTGACTGACTCTTTCATCATCCCGGCTGCCGCTTTCACTGGTCTCTGCCCTGTCATATTCATCAATGAGGCTTCTCTCAAACAGCGTTTTTGATCCTGAAGAATCGTGATTGAAGTCGTTCAAATTCCAAACAGGAGTTGTTTTGTTGAACTTCTCCACTTGAATCTCATATACTGGATGGAAACCACACCTCTTCACCTCCAATCCCGACGAAGATTCAAATGACAACACCCCATTATTCATTCCAAACAAATGTACATTAGGCTCATAGTGTAGCCAAAAATGTTCTGACACAGCCTGACCGAATTGCTTTCTGAACATAGGAGTAGAAATCCAAGTATCACCACCATCACATTTGATTTTGCAGTCCAGCTTATGAAGATGACTAAACCACTCTAGATAAGGAGGTGAATGCTTATGGACTTGAAAAACACAGCACATAGCATATCCCACAAGCTTACTGTTCTTATACGTCTTTGAAGACCTGCTTATTCTTATTGAAGAACCCTCATTATTACGATGCTCGAACCACTCTGGGATTTTACTTCCAGGAACAACAATGCTACAATATTTGTGATAATCTGACATATCCTGCAACCccgaaaaaataaataaataatataagaagCCATAccattgcataatttttaatttaggcATAATGTTAGCACAGGTGAGAGATAGTGAGAGACTGACCTCATACTGTTCCATGTGCTCTTTCAGCAGTGAAAGCGCCAAATCATTGTTGCCCTGCAGTTTCACGCAGTCCATACATTGAATTTCAAAGTCCTTTAGCTTGTTTAATTCTAATGGATCTGACAATGTCTCCAATGAAGCACAACCATTTACACTGGCGATTCTCATTCTGGCTGGAAGTGGAGGCAGAGATTGAAGCTTCTTGCAACCATTCAAATTTAGGCATTCAAGCTTAGAAAGACGGCTAATGCTTGCTGGCAGCGAAACAAAACTGTTGTTACTCAAACATAGAACTTTTAACGAGCGTAAGTTGCCAATATCATTTGGGATAAATCCTTCCCCAAGATCACAGTCACTGAGATCCAATTTCGTTAAGGAATACAAACCCGACAGAGAAGGCGGAAAACTGAAAGCCACCGGATCCAAACTCCTCTTTATCAAATTGAAGGGAAAGTGTCGTGACCATGATGTAGATGATGGTGATCCTTTGCACCCACGAAAATATAGTGCTTTAAGattcttcatatgaaaaatcCCGGATGGAGGCTGCCTTATAGCTGTACCACTTATATGAAGTTCTTCCAAACTTTCTACTTGCCCAAGCGTCTCAGGCACATTTTCAAGTTTGAAGCAGCCTGATAGATTTAGAGATTGGAGGGATTTCAAACCATTTATACTGTCGGGAATTCTCACCAGGTTTTTGCAgtcattcaaattcaacacGTTGAGTCCAGTCAAAAGTTCTATAGATGACGGCACTTCTGTAATAGAAGTTCCATCTAAAAAGAGCTCCGACAGATCTTCCATACTTTCCACAATCTCTGGAAACTTCTTCAGTTTCGAGCAACCAGAGAGCACCAGACTTCTTAGACATTTTAAACTGCTTATGGTAACCGGaagattcttgaaattcttgcAATTATTAAGATCCAATGAGACAAGTTTAGATAGAAGTTCAATAGATAGTGGCAGTTCTCCAATAGCTGTTCCATCCAACAAAAGCTTCGACAAACACTCCATATTTCCCACAATTTTGggaaatttcttcaatttcgAGCAACCAGAAAGAACAAGTTTTTTAACAGATTTCATAAAAATCTTGCCTGGAAGAGTTGCAAGACTTGTACAACCTGTCAAGTTCAGTATGACAAGCTTACTGTGAAGCAGCAAAGACGGGTGAATTTCACGCAACCTCGTACATCCTTCAAGATACAACTTCTCTAAATTTGGGACTCCAGTGAAATCCGGTATCTTAATCAGGCTCTGCGAATAGCTGACTTTCATGACTTTCAACATGTTTAAAGACTGTTGAAAACCAAAAGGagcaattaattcatttacgggtataataataaaattatcatcaacaacttttcaccaaaaaattataaatcagTGACAAAAATATTGGTCTTACTTTGATTCCTTTCCACAATTCTTCAATGCGGCtgcataacattttaaattcaattgtttTATCCAATTGCAAATTGGGCGGCAAAGATTTCAAAGGATAACCAGGCCAATCAAGTAAACGCAACTTGTTAGAGAGGCATTCAAGGCCTTCGGGAAGTTTCAGATTACAAATTCCTAGCAATCTTAGATTGGTCATCTTCGAAAATGCCTTAGCACTTGCCCATAAATACACATCATTTTCAGGAAAGTAACGTTGATCAATTATTATTCCTTCAACTACTTCACTTCCctgaaaattataagaaaaaaataattgtatgactgattaaaaaaataacgtaaaaattgaaaattcaacATAGATACAATTgggtaaaagaaattaatgagCGCAGCATGTTTTCCATTTAATAATTCACTTACAGTGTTTTTTGTCAGCACATGGCGCACTTCTTCTCCCCTCCATATTCTACTGCGTTTCCCAGGTTCTTCGGGGGATTGTCTTGCAACAATCAGTTGTCCCAATTCCTGTAACAAATCATGCATCCCCAATGTGTTGTCCTCATCAACCGTTAACAGAGATCTTTCAATAAGAACTTCCAATCCAATGACTGGGGAAAAACCACATCCCTCTAAAATTTCTGCCACGTAATCTCTATCCCATCGTTTAAAGAAACATGCAACATcgagaaatattttcttctctgaACCTTGTAGTCCATCAAAACTTATTTGAAGGATACTCATAATCTTATATGAAGGATCTCTTTTTAGTCTTTCTAGGGCACTTCTCCATAGATCCGCAGTTCTACCAATTAGAAAGGATCCCAAAACTTTTAGAGCTAATGGAAGACCACCAGCATACTCCAGAACACGTTCAGACAGCTCCACATATTCTCCCACGGGCTGATGGGTTTTAAAAGCTTTCATACTAAAGAGTTGAAGAGCTTCATCGTTATTTAGTACATCAAGGTTCAGAATATGCTCTTCATCCACTTCATGCGCCACCAACAACTGCTTATCTCTCGTTGTTATTAGAATCCTGCTGCCTGGACCGAACCAATCACGCTTTCCAGCTAAACTTTGTAGCTGTTCAACATCAGCCACATCATCGATTATGAGAAGAACTTTTTTCTGTCGCAGCCTACTTCCAATTATGTTAATACCATCTTCTACATGCCATATGCTAATATCTCCAAGCTTCAGTAAATTGGAAAGGAGTTGCTTTTGTAAGGAGATTACACTCCCTTctttttcagatttttctcTAACATCGGCAAGAAAACTACTCCCATCAAACTCATCGGACATCGAGTCATAAACAACTCTTGCAAGAGTTGTCTTTCCTAGACCTCCCATACCCCATATCCCGATCATTCGAACGTCACTAGACCCTGTACCCATAAGAAACCTGATTTTCTCCAAGCGTGATTCTATTCCTACCAACTCCTTAATAGTCTCTGGCTCTGTATGAATTTTACTTGATATCACATTGACAATTTCCTCAATAAATTCTGACTCATTTCTGCACATTGAAAGCAACAAGAAAATATTGGTACGGTTAAATTAAAGTTGGTGCGAACGTAGTAGCAAATCAATTTCatgttatatataaaatcCAAACTTTGCAATATTCATTTCATCAAATTGAAGTCATATAGTTAAGTAGGAAACAATTGGAATGAGAAAATTCAAACCCAAcccaataaattatttaatttcttctgcTAATGATTGGGAAAAAATAGTATAAATTAGATTGAAAGAGATTTAAGATCAGTTTTTGATAAGATCATTCGTTACACACATGAAATCAATTAGATTAGCTAAATATGTAATGATATTGATCTATCATTGGTGTTGCAACTGTTGTCATTGTTGTTATTAGTATTTAACAATCTAGCTCAAGAGTCAAtctaagaataaaatttcatttttttaatctgattaATAGAGCACAAAGCATCACAACATATTACATAGTCttcaaaagttcaaaatacaataatttaacatatcAACATCCATATCTCTTCGTTTgcaaatattaattcattaataatactaCTATGGTAATTGAAAACAATGTTGAATCATGAATACTAAAATCGGTTTCATAGTTACTAAtcatgcaaaacaaaaaaaaattgataatatagaataagaataattacCTGTCCTTCAATTCCCAGCCAGATTTATTGGCCACTGTTTTTAAAGCATCTCTCCACGTTTGCACCTTTTCTACATTATTCCTAAAAGCTTCTTCGTGTTTAGCAAAAGCTTCTCCAAAACTTGCTGTCTGTTTCCTTACCACAGTTGGTTCCACATCATAGAAAATTGGAAGAATTTgatcttttctatttttacaTTCAACAATCTTAGCTAGTTCATCCAAGCACCAAGTGGAAGAAGCATAGTTTTTGGAGagaacaataattgaaattcttgATTCTTCAATTGCTTTAAGGAGTTCAGGTGAAATGGATCCTCCTTTCTCAAGTTCTTTGTCATCCCTAAATACATAAAtgcctttatttttcaaagcagCATAGAGATGACCCGTGAAGCTTTTACGGGTGTCTTCTCCTCTAAAGCTTAAGAAGACATCATATTTCCCATGAGAGACCTTTTGGATGCTCGTAGAAGCCATTGTCTATTAATTTGCtcctaaaaatttaatataactcaCGTGAAATCCTCGGAACAATTGCCCATCAATACTATGCAAGCAATAAAACTAATCCAAAATTACgggcttttcaaaaatgaaatgtgcatgtcaaagttgtaACTAGAAGTCAATTATTTAACGTGATCACTTAAGTTTATGTTAcatatgaactaaatttctACTTTTATCTTTGCGCAACTTATTATCCTTACTTtaccaaaaaggaaaaatcataataaacaaatccCAAAAGTTGTAGcagataatttaaatttaatttttccgACTCAGAGTGGAGAGTGCACTCAAGGAAATCTTAAATAGAGCATCTAAGAGAgaggtcaaagattaaaataagGGAAAAAGCCTAACATCCCCTGAAAGTTTGCTTAAATAGTCACATGTACTTCTTTGATTTCATAAATGGTCATACATACCcctttttaatcattatatcTTCGGatataaagacaaataaaatattaaaataaatatagttagCTAAATTAACACATATATgtcatgtaaattatttttagtattttgcTATTATCAGTATATCTTGATAGTTTTAACTAATACTTCAATCcattaatccaaaaattaacTTTCAATTTATGCTAATATATacatgatataaaaaaaggtaatataaaaaattataaacaaaatatataacataGAATTTGTAAGTTATTTTGAATGTTAAATGTATATTGACTTTATATTATTAGTATGcgaaaaatagaataataatgtaaaaataattttgcttaaaattcaaaaataatttttaaaatttataatattatatattagattattttaatgttatatataaatttttgtgttgttATAATCCAAgggataattgttaaaaaaggGTCTTAATGAATATTTGTGAAATTAAGAGAATTTATGTGACCATTTAAGTAAATCTTGAGAGTATGGGCatacttttttcctttaaaataattatacaaaatttcaCATTCGAGCTTGCATAAGATAGAACTTACAGCGTTGAGTGTATTGCAGCAGGCAGCCACTTAATTGAATTCCGCTGAATTAAAGTTCAATCCACTTATAGCGTTGCTTCAGGCAAATATATTTGTTTCAGGGGAAAGCAGAGAACTTTATTTGGAGAATTAAAGTTCTGTTTTATTGTATGTATAGCTTCACTTTTTATTGAGAAAGCATAGTTGTGCGCCACACAAATTCTATCTCCTCAGCTCTGTTGTTGTATGTTTATATGACAAAACGAAAAGCAAGTCTTGGTCAAAAGTGACCTTAATTATTCATTGTTTCTGCCCACAGTACATCATATGACATTACCGCGAAATTTCCTGGAAGCTTCAACTGTATGAATACATGGGACTAAATCTAGAAACGTCTATTAGAAGTAGATTTCTGAGTCATTTCCATGGCATTAAATATAGGGA encodes:
- the LOC107175243 gene encoding disease resistance protein RPV1-like — encoded protein: MASTSIQKVSHGKYDVFLSFRGEDTRKSFTGHLYAALKNKGIYVFRDDKELEKGGSISPELLKAIEESRISIIVLSKNYASSTWCLDELAKIVECKNRKDQILPIFYDVEPTVVRKQTASFGEAFAKHEEAFRNNVEKVQTWRDALKTVANKSGWELKDRNESEFIEEIVNVISSKIHTEPETIKELVGIESRLEKIRFLMGTGSSDVRMIGIWGMGGLGKTTLARVVYDSMSDEFDGSSFLADVREKSEKEGSVISLQKQLLSNLLKLGDISIWHVEDGINIIGSRLRQKKVLLIIDDVADVEQLQSLAGKRDWFGPGSRILITTRDKQLLVAHEVDEEHILNLDVLNNDEALQLFSMKAFKTHQPVGEYVELSERVLEYAGGLPLALKVLGSFLIGRTADLWRSALERLKRDPSYKIMSILQISFDGLQGSEKKIFLDVACFFKRWDRDYVAEILEGCGFSPVIGLEVLIERSLLTVDEDNTLGMHDLLQELGQLIVARQSPEEPGKRSRIWRGEEVRHVLTKNTGSEVVEGIIIDQRYFPENDVYLWASAKAFSKMTNLRLLGICNLKLPEGLECLSNKLRLLDWPGYPLKSLPPNLQLDKTIEFKMLCSRIEELWKGIKSLNMLKVMKVSYSQSLIKIPDFTGVPNLEKLYLEGCTRLREIHPSLLLHSKLVILNLTGCTSLATLPGKIFMKSVKKLVLSGCSKLKKFPKIVGNMECLSKLLLDGTAIGELPLSIELLSKLVSLDLNNCKNFKNLPVTISSLKCLRSLVLSGCSKLKKFPEIVESMEDLSELFLDGTSITEVPSSIELLTGLNVLNLNDCKNLVRIPDSINGLKSLQSLNLSGCFKLENVPETLGQVESLEELHISGTAIRQPPSGIFHMKNLKALYFRGCKGSPSSTSWSRHFPFNLIKRSLDPVAFSFPPSLSGLYSLTKLDLSDCDLGEGFIPNDIGNLRSLKVLCLSNNSFVSLPASISRLSKLECLNLNGCKKLQSLPPLPARMRIASVNGCASLETLSDPLELNKLKDFEIQCMDCVKLQGNNDLALSLLKEHMEQYEDMSDYHKYCSIVVPGSKIPEWFEHRNNEGSSIRISRSSKTYKNSKLVGYAMCCVFQVHKHSPPYLEWFSHLHKLDCKIKCDGGDTWISTPMFRKQFGQAVSEHFWLHYEPNVHLFGMNNGVLSFESSSGLEVKRCGFHPVYEIQVEKFNKTTPVWNLNDFNHDSSGSKTLFERSLIDEYDRAETSESGSRDDERVSQIISFSLNDEEHVQRFIIGIRDGNLTKTRINPDDPDWV